Within Vicia villosa cultivar HV-30 ecotype Madison, WI linkage group LG1, Vvil1.0, whole genome shotgun sequence, the genomic segment tattaaaattttgagagaaaaaattaaaatgaaagtgaaaatattggagagaaaattgtaagagagagagaaaagtaaataaaaatgaaataaaaaataaatgtggagagagaagtgAGATAGAATAAAAGTAATATTATAAGAGGATGAAATTTGAAGGAGAGAGAATGAATGGAAGATAGATGGCAAAAGTGGGTTGAATGTGGGGTGAATAAAATGAGTTGATTATGAAATGACAAAAATAACCTTTTagctttgaaaattatttttaagaaaagggcATAATTGGTAGTGTGGTGGACTTTAACTTTAATTGCTTGATAGTAGATGACGCCGATATTGTCACCATTTGAATTTTGAGGACAAGTAATAGTAGCATAAACTTTTACTTAAAAGGAACAACATCAATCACTATTAAAGTTTTGAACAATTTTCAAGCATATCACTATATATTTTCTTACTAAATACTCATACTCCTAATTATGATCACAACACAATCTTATATTGGATTTTTACTATTACtttgtaataataaaaataaaagaagttattAGATTTGAATATCGAGCCACATGTCAAAAGGCAAAACTAATTGAATAGTGCAGCAGAGAGAATCCATTCCACTGTGGTTGTTTGTTGTGATCTGAAAAGTCACATTAATTTTTCTTGCTTAAGCAGGACAAAATGGTCACTACAGTAAAATATATTACCAACAGTACTAATATAATCAGATAACAACTCTTACACTTTTTTTCAACAGACAGATTTTCTCACAGAAGAATCACTTGCATATCTTGCCATAATAGATGTTACAGGAAAAAAGTTAAAGTGTTGTACAATGATTTTGTGTATGGTATTTTGCTCTACTTGATTAAGCATGTACATTATTACTTTTGTACCTTTGTCCTTTTATTTTTGTAAACAAACTTTGCTTTGAATTTAATAGCATGGGCAAGGCAACAACTACCTCAAGTTCCAatgaatatgatgatgatgattgaaaaaGTGGCTGTGATATGGGGTAGGGAAGTCAATGCTCATGTTCGTATACTATTTATTGTTCATCAATGAAGCTGAGTTCATTCAATTATATTACCTTAATGACATTACATGATTCAGAAGTTTAATGTAACAATAAATAATCTGTATTTTCTTGCATGTAGATCCAAATCATATCATTCCATTATAAGAGAAAGAAAAACATTTAAACAAGGGAAGGGCTTCAGTAACTTAATGTTACTAGATCTTTGTTGAAGAAAATGTTACTGCAAGAAAGCTTGAACAAAAAAGATGATGATCTATCATGATCCGACACCTCAAGACTCAGGGTAGTTCATATACAACACTCACATTGTCACACACCTCATCTCAACAAGACGGTTTTCTTAAAGGACAAAGTCATGATAATTCTCACACTCAAAACAGACAATACGATtctcacactcaaaacaaaccaTACTTCATGACCGCAATGAAACAGATTTGCGGTCGATCAAAATATTGACATCATATGTGAGAACTCGAAGTTCTTACTGTGTCCATTAGCCTTGACTAGAAGGCAACTGTCCTGCATTGACCAAAATTGTCTCATTATTTGAGAATCAAGATTAAGGACACATCACATCCCAACTAAGCGTCATTTTTAAAAGACAGTCGTGAGTGTCTCATTATTTGAGAATTAAGATTAAGGACACATCACATTCCAACTAAGCACCTTTTTTAAAAGACAAAGTCGTGAGCAGATAATATCTCATAATAGTAATAGTGTGAACTTGAGGTCGATCGGAAAACATTAGCACAGGGAACTCGAAGTTCTTACTGTGCCTCTTAACCTCGATTAGGAGGCAACTGTTCCGAGCAAACTAGTCTCACATTGCTTAATACTTCGAAGCGGCAATGGCACGGACTTAAGGTTGATCGAAACATTGACCCCGTATGTGGGAACTCGAAGTTCTTACGGTGCTTCTTAACCTCAACTAAAAGGCAATTATTTCGGACTAGCCAAAATAATTCCACATTATTTGAGAATTGTAACTAAGAGTAACTCATACAGCCCTTGAGGTCGATTGAAACAGGATCAGGATGCAAAATGATATTTCTTTTGAGAATACTTTAGAATAGAGAAGTATTTTTAAACTCTTCTCATACATTAGAGAAGATTTAGAAATTGAAAGCAGCATATAAaagtgaggatgatgatgatttgtGTGTATATGTTGCATTATTTATAGAGTTGGAGATACTTCTTCTCGCTGGAAAAGTAAACAGTATATGAGAAAACTGCATTTGAAACTCAGCCATTGAAATCACGTCTTAAATATATAACTAACACAGTCATTGAAACTCAAACATGAGAAAACGGCGTCTGCACAAGAAAAAAAACTGTCCAGAAGGCGCCCAACACTGCAGGCACACACTAGGCACTTTGTCTAGCGCCTTGCGTCCAGTATCCAACAGACATTTTTGTGTTTCACATTGAATAATCAATCTTTCATCATCCAATGCATCTGTCTATGGTAAAACCTCAATTTTGTGGCTTCTTTAAAATTGAGGTTACCAAGTCTAACTAAAATTGAACTACACAATCACACTAACAAAACATTCATAAAGCAATTCTAACCCTTTATTCAAATTCAGGCGTTTTAACACGCTCCATTGTTAACAAAAACTAAAACGACAAAAGACATAAAAATAAACCTACAACAAACAGAATAGTACAATTCAGCTATACAATGTAAAACCTAAGCAATGCGCTATCTTGAGTGGACACCATCATCAACCATGACTTAGTAACTGTGATCTCAGGGAGCTATAGCCAAAAGGGACTGTAACAAACAATCATTTCTCTATGACAATTGCTTGCGAAAAAGGGCTAGTGAAGAAACAAACCAAGGCTCCCTCGAAAACAACCGAGTCCACAAACCATGCTAGCAAATCCACCCTTGATAGTCATATCAGCCAAAAATCGTACGCTGAATATTACCACCTGTTGCTTCATTACGATACTTCGATAAAAGTAATCTACATACTTTCTTTATTTATAGCAGTTCCGGCGCTGGCGCAATTAGGCCAGAATATCACATTTCCACAGGCTCTCCATAAGCAACTCAACTGTGTTGCTGCCAATTCCATTGCAGTTTTGAAGATTCAATCCCAACAAGTTCTGGCCCAATTTCTTCAGGAAAGGCGCACAGTTGTTTGATATTTCATAACAGCCAGACAGAGAGAGAACTTGCAAACTAAGGTGAGTGGCATCAGAGAGAATAGATATACCGGCATCAGTGATTGCACGCCTCGACATATCTAGATCGTTGAGCAATAGGCAGTTGTCTGCAATTGCAACCAAGCTTGCATCAGTAATATTCCAGCATCCATCGAGGTTTAGCATTTCGAGAGTTCCGCCGTGTAGTCTGGTCATGGTGGAAACTATGTTATCTGTCAAGTTCCAGCAACCTGTAAGGTTCACCGTGACAAGTCCAGCCTCACAATTCTCCAAAATGGGAGAAGGCCTGCGTCTGTTATGCCATAAAGTCCGGTGAAATCAACATGCTGAAGTTGGGGACATAACTTCCCAATCATAGCCAAACTAGCACTACCAACACCATGGCAGTTTTTAATGGTTAATGATTGAATAGACTCGCAAGGCGAGAGCATAGATACTTCCACCTCAATGTCTTTAATTCCCATACACTTCACAACTGTAAGTGATTTCAGATTTGCATTGATGCTTGAAAGGGCAGTAATAATCCCAGATTGAGTGAACTTGTTACATTCTTCCAACTGCAAGTTCTCAAGAGATCCAGCGGATTTGGCAAATGCAATCAATCCACTGTCGGATACAAAGCAACACCTGCGAAGGCACATATGCTTCAGATTTGGGCAACCTTTACTGATGGCTTCGATGCTCGCGTCAGTTACCCCGTGGCATAAAGTTATAGTAAGTGAAACCAGTTTCTGTAGACCGTGAGCAACTCCCATGACCCAAAACCCTCTTTCGTTTACATTTCGAAGTCAATGCTCATGTTCGTATACTATTTATTGTTCATGAATGAAGCTGAGTTCATTCATTTATACTTACCTTAATGACATTACATGATTCAGAAGTTTAATGTAACAATAAATAATATGCCAGCATTCCATTATAAGagaagaaaaaacattaaaacaacagGTGTGACGGAAAATGTTAGGTCTTGAGTTGAAGAGTTACTAcaagaaaatttgaacaaaaaagaTGATGGTGAATATATGTTTTGAGTTAGTGCAGGAAAGCTTGAACAAAAAAGATGATGATAAATATGATTAGAGTTGTAAGTAttgtataaatatattaaaaagtgtGTATCACACTTAATGTTACAATTGATTCACCTTCAGCCATCTATTTATATTGAATGTGTTCCTAACTAGCCAAACTTGTTTTATTTTGTCTGGGAATCATCACTACTAATAATTTATATACAATACTCAAACACCTCATCCCAACAAACACTTTTTTTATAGGACAACAATACTCAAACACCTCATTTCAACAAGCACTTTTTTTATAGGACAATACATCGTAGCTGCAGTGACACGAATTTGAGATCCTTCGAAACATTGACAACATATGTGAGAATTCAAAGTTTAATCATGCCCCTTAGCCTTGGCTTAGGTGCAACTGTTCCCAAAAGAATAGTCtcacattatttaatattttgtagtcGCAGTGACACGGACTTAAAGTCGATCGGAACATTGACACCGTATATGGAAACTCAAAATTCTTCCCATGCTCCTTAGACTCGTTTGAGAGGCAACTACTTCAAACTGGCCAAAATAGTCTCTCATTATTTCATAATAGAGACTAAAGGTGATGCATTTTCTAAAGGAAAAAAACATCAAGGTCGATCTGAACAGGATCAGGATAAAAATGATATTTCTTTTCAAGATACTTTAGAATAGAAAAATGTTTCCAACTCTTCTAATACATTAGAGAAGATTTAGAAATTGAAAACCGCATATAAaagtgaggatgatgatgatttttGTGTGTATAAGTTACGTCAATTTGCTATCACGTCTCTTAATCAAATCCATAAAGAAACCACGAGAAAACAACATCTGTACAAGAAAAAATTATCCAGAAGGCGCACAACACTGCAGGCACGCACTAGGCGCTTTGTCTAGCACCGCACAACACTGCAGGCACGCACTAGGCGCTTTGTCTAGCACCTTGCCTTGCGTCCAGCACCGAAAAAACATTTTTGTGAGTTTATGGTAAAACTACAATTTGTAGCTTCTTaaaaattgattggaatataaacGTTGAACCTAACTTACTAATGAAACATCTTCATAGATTAACTGCTTTATGAAACATCATCATAGATTAACAAAAGTGGTCTGTTACATACCTTTATTCAAATTCAGGGGCGTTCTAACACGCCTGAATTGTTAACAAAAGCTAACATGACAAAGAACATGAAAATAAACCTAAAACAAACAGAATAGTACATTTCAGCTATACAATGTAAAACCTAAGCAATGCGCTATCTAGAGTGGACACCATCATCAACCATGACTCAGTAACTGTATTCTCAGGGAACTATAGCCAAAAGGGACTGTAACAAACAATATTTCTCAATGGAAAAATGCTTGCGAAAAAGGGCTAGTGAAAGAAATAAACCAAAGCTCCCTCGAAAACAACCGAGTCCACAAACCGTGCTTGCAAATCCACCCTTGATAGTCATATCAGCCAAAAATTGTACGCTGAATATTACCACCTGTTGCTTCATTATGATACTTCGATAAAAGTAATCTACATACTTTATTTATAGCAGTTCTGGCGCTGCGACAATTAGGCCAGAATATCACATCTCCACAGGCTCTCCACGAGCAACTCAATCGTGTTGCTGGTAATTCCATTGCAGTTTTGAAGATTCAATCCAAACAAGTTAAGGCCCAATTTCTTCAGGAAAGGCGCACAGTTGTTTGATATTTCAGAACAGCCAGAGATAGAGAGAACTTGCAAACTAAGGTGAGTGGCATCAGAGAGAACAGATATACCGGCATCAGTGATTGCACACCTCGACACATCAAGATTCAGTACTTCAAGAGTTCCACCGTGTAGTCTGGTCATGGCGGAAACTATGTTATCTGTCAAGTTCCAGCAACCTGTAAGGTTCACCGTGACAAGTCCTGCTTCACAATTCTCCAAAAGTGGGAGAAGGCCTGCGTCTGTTATGCTGTAAAGTCCGGTCAGATCAACATGCTGAAGTTGGGGACACAGCTTCCCGATCATAGCCAAACTAGCACTACCGAGACCATGGCAGTTTTTAATGGTTAGAGATCGAAGAGACTCGCAAGGTGAAAGCATAGATATTTCCACCTCAATGTCTTTTATTCCCATACACTTCACAATTGTGAGTGATTTCAACTTTGCTTTGATGCTCGAAAGGGCACCAATAACCCCAGATTGAGTGAACCTGTTACACTCTTCCAAATGCAAGTTCTCCAGAGATACGGCGGATTTGGAAAATGCAACCAATCCACTGTCGGATACAAAGCAACACCTGCGAAGGCACATCTGCTTCAGATTTGGGCAGCCCTTACCGATGGCTTCGATGGTTGCATCAGTTACCCCATGGCATGAAGTTATAGTCAGTGACACTAGTTTCTGTAGACCTTGAGCAACACCCATGACCCAAAAACCTCTTTCATTCACATTTCGAAGTCCACTGAGAACCAGATTTGTTATCGACTTCCCATAATGGCCAATAACAGCCAGAGAAAAATCTGTGATATTCAAAATCTGAAGCTTTACCCTCGACAACTCGGAAGCGGATGATAACAAACTAGACACTCCGTGATCACCAACAAGAGGACAATCCTTGATAGAGATTGAATGTAGATTAGGACATAACTTTGCAACAGCTTGCAAACCCTCGTTTCCGATCTTAGAGCATGATTCAATGTTTAACATGGTCAAGTTAGGGCAGCCTTCCGCTATTGCAACATTAGGGTTTGATGTCCTCTGAAACTGCACCCATCATAGGGTATGAACAATGGCGGATCAGTCAAAGGAGCCAACGATACTTGAGTTCTAGGTTTCAAGTTCACTCATAAAGGCAC encodes:
- the LOC131609737 gene encoding EIN3-binding F-box protein 1-like: MYGFNFPPCFLKKQPISRAKFQRTSNPNVAIAEGCPNLTMLNIESCSKIGNEGLQAVAKLCPNLHSISIKDCPLVGDHGVSSLLSSASELSRVKLQILNITDFSLAVIGHYGKSITNLVLSGLRNVNERGFWVMGVAQGLQKLVSLTITSCHGVTDATIEAIGKGCPNLKQMCLRRCCFVSDSGLVAFSKSAVSLENLHLEECNRFTQSGVIGALSSIKAKLKSLTIVKCMGIKDIEVEISMLSPCESLRSLTIKNCHGLGSASLAMIGKLCPQLQHVDLTGLYSITDAGLLPLLENCEAGLVTVNLTGCWNLTDNIVSTMTRLHGGTLEMLNLDGCWNITDASLVAIADNCLLLNDLDMSRRAITDAGISILSDATHLSLQVLSLSGCYEISNNCAPFLKKLGQNLLGLNLQNCNGIGSNTVELLMESLWKCDILA